A window from Festucalex cinctus isolate MCC-2025b chromosome 12, RoL_Fcin_1.0, whole genome shotgun sequence encodes these proteins:
- the afdnb gene encoding afadin isoform X1, whose protein sequence is MPAEEDREKLANVIRQWNNNRLDLFEISEPDANLVFQGVMRFYLEDRAGGNVATKCLRFCSNASTSEVVETLAEKFRPDMKMLSTRYSLYEMHGSKERKLDPDERPLVVQLNWNSDNREGRFVLKQSREETLEESCHNKEKGGVIQTFKRTLSRKDKKKNKVSESPAEYKNGQIFRPSENPSNCNPTTPDQCTGKKRQEEWRADTNSPQPDFFDQIGLPLGIHLCDHSEEAFLTAVINYANSSTIHFKLSPAYALYAAGRFAQRCPDGSIGGVTSMADKMVAATSKVIQRQHDIPGALAFWMANTSELLNFFKHDKDLSRLTQQSQLDLSHLVHKAYSQLIQCVQIELSKNLPTFLIDPEQHGPLPAGIEMVLNTLMNTMSLLRRYQVNPALAIQLFSQLFHFISAWLFNRLMNPDASTLGLRSHYWGAALRQRLTGIESWAERQGLELAADCHLGHVIQATTLLTMNKYTTQDVNEIQNTCFKLNSLQLQALLSGYFYAPNEPHIPADLINAVVTAAEVSADNLVQQEGRDVQLEENLDLHLPFLLPDGGYSCDNVRGIPPGFREFLEPICKRGLCYLTSQQNQKGDWTIFFTERGTPYLDNQREPETVTVTLKKPLNSGMGVSIVAAKGAGQDHLGIYIKSIVKGGPAEMNGLLNAGDQLLSVDGQSLLGLSQERAAAIMMQTGPIVTLKVAKFGASFHGLSALLGDPVPTGTAAGDNSRIAANCKEIPLYVVEDPAQPEQPGARHSHSGKKNAQIMQKNRQFYRSNPNMADFALEDGDELANRDERGNKSVSNLCTDTFHREYLTLPTPKSQDKNTAASSRPQQMFQVSLRPLGGQSAVNKSTFMRQALSQENLCVDTGGPLLDKSQTIWQGRGAKQNYHSHLPIRQSFSSQNVLTDNCCPVKGQKGTRAGIWKTPFSQQPTPTPSIQPVRIDIPVTRLVVSHAHPPLTTFQHRSCLVSLRSSQSLDINGHLNQRSLKPPINSACPIPAEKKLPLQLRLSQQHAAKPQVSITPTKHVSFQEPPIQHKQSACPVESKHLREPNETSKLDEVELLEQEVRALQTKAELSAKETERLGSLSLEWQFQKRLREIQQREDEEEEEDLDMMVMIQELEKRAQKKKSPPGNANDDLKEQIKGLAAPKNEKTDYISSGRLQDNMAFPEWREDGARRMSAPEKLPFKERQRLFSLASTA, encoded by the exons ATGCCGGCTGAGGAAGATCGGGAAAAGCTGGCCAACGTCATCAGACAGTGGAACAACAACAGGCTGGACTTGTTTGAAATAAGCGAACCGGACGCA AATCTGGTGTTTCAGGGTGTGATGCGTTTCTACTTAGAAGATCGTGCCGGGGGAAACGTTGCTACCAAGTGCCTGCGTTTTTGCAGCAACGCTTCGACCAGCGAGGTGGTCGAGACTCTAGCTGAGAAATTCCGTCCCGATATGAAAATGCTGAGCACTCGCTATTCCTTGTATGAGATGCACGGCAGCAAGG AACGTAAACTGGACCCAGATGAGAGACCTTTGGTGGTTCAGTTAAACTGGAACTCAGACAACCGAGAAGGGCGGTTCGTGCTCAAGCAAAGCAGGGAGGAGACACTCGAG GAGAGCTGTCACAACAAGGAAAAAGGGGGCGTAATACAAACCTTCAAGAGAACACTATCGAGAAAagacaagaagaaaaacaaagtgtCTGAGAGTCCTGCGGAGTACAagaatgg ACAAATATTTAGGCCAAGTGAAAACCCATCAAACTGCAATCCAACAACACCGGATCAGTGCACGGGAAAGAAAAGGCAGGAAGAGTGGCGGGCAGACACAA ACAGTCCTCAGCCTGACTTCTTTGACCAGATTGGTTTACCACTTGGAATTCATCTCTGTGATCACT CTGAGGAGGCCTTCCTGACAGCGGTCATAAATTACGCCAACAGCTCCACGATTCACTTCAAGCTCTCGCCAGCGTATGCCCTCTACGCCGCAGGCCGTTTTGCACAGCGATGTCCGGACGGGTCGATAGGCGGCGTGACCTCCATGGCAGACAAAATGGTGGCTGCGACAAGCAAGGTCATACAG AGGCAGCATGACATCCCTGGCGCTCTCGCCTTCTGGATGGCTAACACTTCAGAGCTGCTAAACTTCTTCAAACATGACAAGGATCTCAGCAGGCTCACGCAACAAAGTCAATTGGATCTGTCCCACCTTGTGCACAAAGCTTACAG TCAACTGATTCAGTGTGTACAGATAGAGCTCAGCAAAAATTTGCCAACCTTTTTGATTGATCCCGAGCAACACGGTCCTCTTCCTGCTGGGATAG AGATGGTGCTGAACACCTTGATGAATACCATGTCGCTGCTGCGCCGCTACCAGGTCAACCCGGCCCTCGCTATTCAGCTCTTCTCCCAGCTGTTCCACTTCATCAGCGCCTGGCTCTTCAACCGCCTCATGAACCCTGACGCCAGCACCCTGGGCCTGCGCTCGCACTACTGGGGAGCGGCTCTACGCCAGAGGTTGACCGGCATAGAATCTTGGGCGGAGAGGCAGGGCCTAGAGCTGGCTGCCGACTGCCACCTGGGACACGTCATCCAG gcaACCACGCTCCTGACCATGAATAAATACACCACACAAGATGTGAATGAGATCCAGAACACCTGTTTCAAGCTGAATTCACTGCAGCTGCAAGCTTTGTTAAGTGGTTACTTCTACGCCCCCAATGAGCCTCACATCCCAGCG GATTTGATCAATGCCGTGGTCACGGCCGCAGAGGTTTCGGCGGACAACCTGGTTCAGCAGGAAGGCCGAGACGTCCAGCTGGAGGAAAACCTCGACCTCCACCTGCCCTTCCTGCTGCCGGATGGGGGATACTCCTGCGACAATGTGAGAGGAATCCCTCCCGGCTTTCGGGAGTTTCTGGAGCCCATTTGCAAGAGAG GTCTCTGCTATCTAACCTCCCAGCAGAACCAGAAAGGCGATTGGACCATCTTCTTCACTGAACGAGGAACACCATACTTG GACAACCAGAGAGAGCCAGAGACTGTTACAGTCACCCTGAAGAAACCTCTCAACAGTGGCATGGGGGTCAGCATTGTGGCTGCCAAG GGCGCAGGCCAAGACCACCTTGGGATTTACATCAAGTCGATTGTCAAGGGAGGGCCGGCTGAGATG AACGGCCTGTTGAATGCGGGGGACCAGCTGCTCAGCGTGGATGGTCAAAGCTTGCTTGGCCTCAGCCAGGAAAG GGCAGCAGCGATTATGATGCAAACCGGCCCTATTGTGACCCTAAAAGTGGCAAAGTTTGGCGCTAGCTTCCACGGCCTTAGTGCTCTGCTGGGCGATCCCGTCCCCACTGGTACTGCAG CCGGTGATAATAGCCGCATCGCAGCAAATTGTAAGGAAATTCCTCTGTACGTCGTCGAAGATCCTGCTCAACCAGAGCAGCCGGGGGCTCGGCACAGCCACAGCGGGAAAAAGAACGCGCAAATCATGCAGAAGAACAGGCAATTTTATCGCTCCAACCCTAACATGGCCG ATTTTGCCCTGGAGGATGGAGATGAGCTCGCCAACCGAGATGAGCGAGGGAACAAGTCAGTTTCCAACCTTTGCACtgat ACATTTCATCGAGAATATTTGACGCTCCCAACCCCAAAATCTCAGGACAAGAACACAGCTGCATCCAGTCGACCGCAGCAAATGTTTCAGGTGTCTTTAAGGCCTTTGGGAGGACAGAGTGCTGTTAACAAAAGCACCTTTATG CGTCAAGCTCTTTCACAGGAGAACTTGTGCGTGGACACAGGAGGCCCCCTGCTGGACAAAAGCCAGACTATCTGGCAGGGCCGAGGCGCCAAACAAAACTACCACTCGCACCTTCCCATTCGCCAGAGCTTTTCCTCCCAAAACGTCCTCACTGACAACTGCTGTCCGGTCAAAGGGCAGAAAGGAACCCGCGCCGGAATCTGGAAGACCCCCTTTTCGCAACAGCCCACGCCGACGCCTTCGATCCAGCCCGTACGCATAGACATCCCCGTGACCAGGCTGGTGGTTTCTCACGCCCATCCTCCGCTTACCACATTCCAACATCGCTCCTGTCTTGTGTCACTGAGGTCCAGTCAGAGCCTCGACATAAACGGACACTTGAATCAAAGGAGTCTGAAACCTCCCATCAACTCCGCATGTCCCATTCCTGCTGAGAAGAAGCTGCCTCTGCAATTACGGCTATCCCAGCAACATGCAGCGAAACCTCAAGTGAGCATCACTCCCACAAAGCACGTTTCCTTCCAGGAACCACCCATCCAACACAAGCAGAGCGCTTGTCCGGTGGAGTCTAAACACCTCCGGGAACCGAACGAGACCTCGAAGCTGGACGAGGTCGAACTCCTGGAGCAGGAAGTAAGGGCGCTTCAGACCAAGGCCGAACTCAGCGCGAAGGAGACCGAACGACTCGGCAGTCTGAGCTTGGAGTGGCAGTTTCAGAAAAGGCTGCGAGAGATCCAGCAacgggaggatgaggaggaggaggaggacttggacATGATGGTCATGATACAAGAACTGGAGAAAAGAGCTCAG AAAAAGAAAAGCCCACCAGGGAATGCAAACGACGATTTGAAAGAGCAGATCAAAGGTCTTGCCGCCccaaaaaatgagaaaacag ATTACATATCAAGTGGACGGCTCCAAGACAACATGGCGTTTCCAGA GTGGCGGGAAGATGGAGCACGGAGGATGTCGGCTCCCGAGAAGCTACCGTTCAAGGAGCGTCAGCGTCTGTTTTCACTGGCATCCACGGCATAA
- the afdnb gene encoding afadin isoform X2 encodes MPAEEDREKLANVIRQWNNNRLDLFEISEPDANLVFQGVMRFYLEDRAGGNVATKCLRFCSNASTSEVVETLAEKFRPDMKMLSTRYSLYEMHGSKERKLDPDERPLVVQLNWNSDNREGRFVLKQSREETLEESCHNKEKGGVIQTFKRTLSRKDKKKNKVSESPAEYKNGPSENPSNCNPTTPDQCTGKKRQEEWRADTNSPQPDFFDQIGLPLGIHLCDHSEEAFLTAVINYANSSTIHFKLSPAYALYAAGRFAQRCPDGSIGGVTSMADKMVAATSKVIQRQHDIPGALAFWMANTSELLNFFKHDKDLSRLTQQSQLDLSHLVHKAYSQLIQCVQIELSKNLPTFLIDPEQHGPLPAGIEMVLNTLMNTMSLLRRYQVNPALAIQLFSQLFHFISAWLFNRLMNPDASTLGLRSHYWGAALRQRLTGIESWAERQGLELAADCHLGHVIQATTLLTMNKYTTQDVNEIQNTCFKLNSLQLQALLSGYFYAPNEPHIPADLINAVVTAAEVSADNLVQQEGRDVQLEENLDLHLPFLLPDGGYSCDNVRGIPPGFREFLEPICKRGLCYLTSQQNQKGDWTIFFTERGTPYLDNQREPETVTVTLKKPLNSGMGVSIVAAKGAGQDHLGIYIKSIVKGGPAEMNGLLNAGDQLLSVDGQSLLGLSQERAAAIMMQTGPIVTLKVAKFGASFHGLSALLGDPVPTGTAAGDNSRIAANCKEIPLYVVEDPAQPEQPGARHSHSGKKNAQIMQKNRQFYRSNPNMADFALEDGDELANRDERGNKSVSNLCTDTFHREYLTLPTPKSQDKNTAASSRPQQMFQVSLRPLGGQSAVNKSTFMRQALSQENLCVDTGGPLLDKSQTIWQGRGAKQNYHSHLPIRQSFSSQNVLTDNCCPVKGQKGTRAGIWKTPFSQQPTPTPSIQPVRIDIPVTRLVVSHAHPPLTTFQHRSCLVSLRSSQSLDINGHLNQRSLKPPINSACPIPAEKKLPLQLRLSQQHAAKPQVSITPTKHVSFQEPPIQHKQSACPVESKHLREPNETSKLDEVELLEQEVRALQTKAELSAKETERLGSLSLEWQFQKRLREIQQREDEEEEEDLDMMVMIQELEKRAQKKKSPPGNANDDLKEQIKGLAAPKNEKTDYISSGRLQDNMAFPEWREDGARRMSAPEKLPFKERQRLFSLASTA; translated from the exons ATGCCGGCTGAGGAAGATCGGGAAAAGCTGGCCAACGTCATCAGACAGTGGAACAACAACAGGCTGGACTTGTTTGAAATAAGCGAACCGGACGCA AATCTGGTGTTTCAGGGTGTGATGCGTTTCTACTTAGAAGATCGTGCCGGGGGAAACGTTGCTACCAAGTGCCTGCGTTTTTGCAGCAACGCTTCGACCAGCGAGGTGGTCGAGACTCTAGCTGAGAAATTCCGTCCCGATATGAAAATGCTGAGCACTCGCTATTCCTTGTATGAGATGCACGGCAGCAAGG AACGTAAACTGGACCCAGATGAGAGACCTTTGGTGGTTCAGTTAAACTGGAACTCAGACAACCGAGAAGGGCGGTTCGTGCTCAAGCAAAGCAGGGAGGAGACACTCGAG GAGAGCTGTCACAACAAGGAAAAAGGGGGCGTAATACAAACCTTCAAGAGAACACTATCGAGAAAagacaagaagaaaaacaaagtgtCTGAGAGTCCTGCGGAGTACAagaatgg GCCAAGTGAAAACCCATCAAACTGCAATCCAACAACACCGGATCAGTGCACGGGAAAGAAAAGGCAGGAAGAGTGGCGGGCAGACACAA ACAGTCCTCAGCCTGACTTCTTTGACCAGATTGGTTTACCACTTGGAATTCATCTCTGTGATCACT CTGAGGAGGCCTTCCTGACAGCGGTCATAAATTACGCCAACAGCTCCACGATTCACTTCAAGCTCTCGCCAGCGTATGCCCTCTACGCCGCAGGCCGTTTTGCACAGCGATGTCCGGACGGGTCGATAGGCGGCGTGACCTCCATGGCAGACAAAATGGTGGCTGCGACAAGCAAGGTCATACAG AGGCAGCATGACATCCCTGGCGCTCTCGCCTTCTGGATGGCTAACACTTCAGAGCTGCTAAACTTCTTCAAACATGACAAGGATCTCAGCAGGCTCACGCAACAAAGTCAATTGGATCTGTCCCACCTTGTGCACAAAGCTTACAG TCAACTGATTCAGTGTGTACAGATAGAGCTCAGCAAAAATTTGCCAACCTTTTTGATTGATCCCGAGCAACACGGTCCTCTTCCTGCTGGGATAG AGATGGTGCTGAACACCTTGATGAATACCATGTCGCTGCTGCGCCGCTACCAGGTCAACCCGGCCCTCGCTATTCAGCTCTTCTCCCAGCTGTTCCACTTCATCAGCGCCTGGCTCTTCAACCGCCTCATGAACCCTGACGCCAGCACCCTGGGCCTGCGCTCGCACTACTGGGGAGCGGCTCTACGCCAGAGGTTGACCGGCATAGAATCTTGGGCGGAGAGGCAGGGCCTAGAGCTGGCTGCCGACTGCCACCTGGGACACGTCATCCAG gcaACCACGCTCCTGACCATGAATAAATACACCACACAAGATGTGAATGAGATCCAGAACACCTGTTTCAAGCTGAATTCACTGCAGCTGCAAGCTTTGTTAAGTGGTTACTTCTACGCCCCCAATGAGCCTCACATCCCAGCG GATTTGATCAATGCCGTGGTCACGGCCGCAGAGGTTTCGGCGGACAACCTGGTTCAGCAGGAAGGCCGAGACGTCCAGCTGGAGGAAAACCTCGACCTCCACCTGCCCTTCCTGCTGCCGGATGGGGGATACTCCTGCGACAATGTGAGAGGAATCCCTCCCGGCTTTCGGGAGTTTCTGGAGCCCATTTGCAAGAGAG GTCTCTGCTATCTAACCTCCCAGCAGAACCAGAAAGGCGATTGGACCATCTTCTTCACTGAACGAGGAACACCATACTTG GACAACCAGAGAGAGCCAGAGACTGTTACAGTCACCCTGAAGAAACCTCTCAACAGTGGCATGGGGGTCAGCATTGTGGCTGCCAAG GGCGCAGGCCAAGACCACCTTGGGATTTACATCAAGTCGATTGTCAAGGGAGGGCCGGCTGAGATG AACGGCCTGTTGAATGCGGGGGACCAGCTGCTCAGCGTGGATGGTCAAAGCTTGCTTGGCCTCAGCCAGGAAAG GGCAGCAGCGATTATGATGCAAACCGGCCCTATTGTGACCCTAAAAGTGGCAAAGTTTGGCGCTAGCTTCCACGGCCTTAGTGCTCTGCTGGGCGATCCCGTCCCCACTGGTACTGCAG CCGGTGATAATAGCCGCATCGCAGCAAATTGTAAGGAAATTCCTCTGTACGTCGTCGAAGATCCTGCTCAACCAGAGCAGCCGGGGGCTCGGCACAGCCACAGCGGGAAAAAGAACGCGCAAATCATGCAGAAGAACAGGCAATTTTATCGCTCCAACCCTAACATGGCCG ATTTTGCCCTGGAGGATGGAGATGAGCTCGCCAACCGAGATGAGCGAGGGAACAAGTCAGTTTCCAACCTTTGCACtgat ACATTTCATCGAGAATATTTGACGCTCCCAACCCCAAAATCTCAGGACAAGAACACAGCTGCATCCAGTCGACCGCAGCAAATGTTTCAGGTGTCTTTAAGGCCTTTGGGAGGACAGAGTGCTGTTAACAAAAGCACCTTTATG CGTCAAGCTCTTTCACAGGAGAACTTGTGCGTGGACACAGGAGGCCCCCTGCTGGACAAAAGCCAGACTATCTGGCAGGGCCGAGGCGCCAAACAAAACTACCACTCGCACCTTCCCATTCGCCAGAGCTTTTCCTCCCAAAACGTCCTCACTGACAACTGCTGTCCGGTCAAAGGGCAGAAAGGAACCCGCGCCGGAATCTGGAAGACCCCCTTTTCGCAACAGCCCACGCCGACGCCTTCGATCCAGCCCGTACGCATAGACATCCCCGTGACCAGGCTGGTGGTTTCTCACGCCCATCCTCCGCTTACCACATTCCAACATCGCTCCTGTCTTGTGTCACTGAGGTCCAGTCAGAGCCTCGACATAAACGGACACTTGAATCAAAGGAGTCTGAAACCTCCCATCAACTCCGCATGTCCCATTCCTGCTGAGAAGAAGCTGCCTCTGCAATTACGGCTATCCCAGCAACATGCAGCGAAACCTCAAGTGAGCATCACTCCCACAAAGCACGTTTCCTTCCAGGAACCACCCATCCAACACAAGCAGAGCGCTTGTCCGGTGGAGTCTAAACACCTCCGGGAACCGAACGAGACCTCGAAGCTGGACGAGGTCGAACTCCTGGAGCAGGAAGTAAGGGCGCTTCAGACCAAGGCCGAACTCAGCGCGAAGGAGACCGAACGACTCGGCAGTCTGAGCTTGGAGTGGCAGTTTCAGAAAAGGCTGCGAGAGATCCAGCAacgggaggatgaggaggaggaggaggacttggacATGATGGTCATGATACAAGAACTGGAGAAAAGAGCTCAG AAAAAGAAAAGCCCACCAGGGAATGCAAACGACGATTTGAAAGAGCAGATCAAAGGTCTTGCCGCCccaaaaaatgagaaaacag ATTACATATCAAGTGGACGGCTCCAAGACAACATGGCGTTTCCAGA GTGGCGGGAAGATGGAGCACGGAGGATGTCGGCTCCCGAGAAGCTACCGTTCAAGGAGCGTCAGCGTCTGTTTTCACTGGCATCCACGGCATAA